A genome region from Populus alba chromosome 5, ASM523922v2, whole genome shotgun sequence includes the following:
- the LOC118061841 gene encoding uncharacterized protein, producing MEGNLSQGGIIPGGAPFGGPDLQGSMRVHHQGQHPHIVHHHQHPIHRQGSSTHPSVHDGFPLTMGAMHNSDQNMSMTDYNKGDGRKNSVSDEDEPSYTEEGADGHNDVRRGKKGTPWHRVKWTDKMVRLLITAVSYIGEDATSDCGGGMRRRFTVLQKKGKWKSVSKVMAERGFHVSPQQCEDKFNDLNKRYKRLNDMLGRGTSCQVVENPALLDVIDYLTEKDKDDVRKILSSKHLFYEEMCSYHNGNRLHLPHDPALQRSLQLALRSRDDHDNDDARRNQRDDLDEDDQEIETDDHDEFWENHASHGDSRGIHGVLGGSAKRPRPCQGHEDVYFGNSSQDPNKGSSYSHPQIAQVDMNQVSPESSRASWLQKQWMESRTLQLEEQNLKIQQEMLELEKQRFKWQRFSKKRDRELEKLRMENERMKLENERMALELKHKEMGADFN from the coding sequence atggaAGGGAATTTGTCTCAAGGAGGTATTATTCCTGGCGGGGCTCCTTTTGGAGGCCCTGACTTGCAAGGATCAATGAGAGTTCATCATCAAGGGCAACATCCACACATTGTGCACCACCACCAGCATCCTATCCATCGCCAAGGATCTTCAACGCATCCCTCAGTTCACGATGGTTTTCCACTCACAATGGGGGCCATGCACAACTCTGATCAAAACATGTCCATGACTGATTACAATAAAGGAGATGGGAGGAAAAATTCAGTCAGTGATGAGGATGAGCCAAGCTACACCGAAGAAGGTGCTGATGGTCACAACGATGTAAGAAGAGGGAAAAAAGGGACTCCGTGGCACCGTGTTAAGTGGACTGATAAGATGGTGAGGCTCTTGATAACTGCCGTGTCTTATATTGGTGAGGATGCGACTTCAGATTGTGGTGGTGGAATGCGTAGGAGATTCACAGTTTTGCAGAAAAAAGGCAAGTGGAAATCAGTTTCAAAAGTCATGGCTGAAAGAGGTTTTCATGTTTCTCCACAGCAGTGTGAGGATAAATTCAATGACCTTAATAAAAGGTATAAAAGGCTCAATGATATGCTTGGGAGGGGCACTTCTTGTCAGGTTGTGGAAAACCCTGCACTTTTAGATGTTATAGATTATTTAACAGAGAAGGATAAGGACGATGTTAGGAAGATATTAAGCTCAAAGCATCTCTTCTATGAAGAAATGTGTTCCTATCATAATGGAAATAGGTTGCACCTGCCTCATGATCCAGCTTTGCAGCGTTCCCTACAGTTGGCTCTAAGAAGTAGAGATGATCATGACAACGATGATGCAAGGAGAAACCAACGTGATGATCTTGATGAAGATGATCAAGAGATTGAAACTGATGATCATGATGAATTTTGGGAGAATCATGCTTCCCATGGGGATAGTAGGGGCATACATGGGGTATTAGGGGGTTCTGCAAAGAGACCGAGACCATGCCAGGGCCATGAAGATGTTTATTTTGGGAATTCATCTCAGGACCCTAATAAAGGGTCTTCTTATTCTCATCCACAGATTGCCCAAGTTGATATGAATCAAGTCTCTCCTGAAAGTTCAAGAGCATCTTGGTTGCAGAAGCAGTGGATGGAATCTCGCACACTTCAGTTGGAAGAACAGAATCTAAAAATTCAACAAGAGATGCTGGAATTGGAAAAACAGCGATTCAAATGGCAAAGATTTAGTAAGAAAAGAGACCGTGAACTAGAAAAACTGAGGATGGAAAATGAGAGGATGAAGCTTGAGAATGAGCGGATGGCATTAGAGTTGAAACACAAGGAAATGGGTGctgattttaattga
- the LOC118062301 gene encoding uncharacterized protein, which produces MGPYQPKLAEYPRTESGRQYRRFQYTWFDQFPWLEYSPSKDAVFCFPCFIFENKVPRHLTFTTEGFRSWKRVNDGVRCALLMHVGSPTSPHHNAVKSAEDLMKVSRHIDKVLNAQTVEEVQKNRLRLMTTIESVRWLSLQACAFRGHDESSASNNRGNFLEMIRLMGRLNVDIDDVVLEKAPKNAKYTSPTIQKEILHILANKVRKKICEEVRDAKFCILVDEAKDASNKEQMAIVLRFVDVQGFVRERFFSIVHVSDTTSSTLKKEICDVLARYNLHIFNMRGQGYDGASNMRGAWNGLQALFLRDCPYAYYVHCFAHRLQLALVAAAGNEISIWLFFSKLTTIINLICASPKRHTELQYAQAIEIAHMVATGERETGRGANQIGNLHRSGTTRWSSHFDSICSLIDMYGATITVLESMVQEGSSNSIRGEAGGCLIVMKSFEFIFILYLMHKIMGITDLLCRALQQKSLDILNAMDLVSTTKVLLQALRDAGFDLLLANVQFVCTKYEIDIPHMNALYKKATGRSCQQQDSVTVYQHYHYDIFNSTIDFQLEELNSRLSDGTVELLVLSSALEPKDNFKSFKVDAIYKLAEKFYPEDFNEQEMYYLRSQLEHYQIDVIHHESFQNMSTISELCRGLAETNKSQHYHLIDRLIRLVLTLPVSTATTERAFSAMKHVKTVLRNKMEEEFLADSMMIYIERELVEDIDSDSIIDEFYSTKHRRVQL; this is translated from the coding sequence ATGGGTCCATATCAACCTAAGTTAGCAGAGTATCCAAGGACTGAATCAGGGAGACAGTATCGTCGATTTCAATACACTTGGTTTGATCAATTTCCTTGGCTAGAGTACTCTCCATCAAAGGATGcagtattttgttttccatgctttatctttgaaaacaaagtgCCTCGTCATCTCACATTCACCACCGAAGGCTTTAGAAGTTGGAAGAGGGTTAATGATGGGGTCAGATGTGCACTTTTGATGCATGTGGGAAGTCCGACTTCACCACATCATAATGCTGTGAAATCTGCTGAAGATTTAATGAAAGTAAGTAGACATATTGATAAAGTGTTGAATGCACAAACTGTTGAAGAAGTTCAGAAAAATCGGTTGAGACTTATGACAACAATTGAAAGTGTTCGATGGCTTAGCTTACAAGCATGTGCATTTAGAGGTCATGATGAATCTTCAGCTTCTAATAATCGAGGTAATTTTTTGGAGATGATAAGACTTATGGGGAGACTAAATGTTGACATTGATGATGTTGTCTTAGAAAAAGCTCCGAAAAATGCAAAGTATACCTCGCCGACTATTCAAAAAGAGATTTTGCATATTCTTGCAAACAAAGTGAGGaaaaagatttgtgaagaagtTAGAGATGCAAAGTTTTGTATTTTGGTTGACGAAGCCAAAGATGcatcaaataaagaacaaatggcTATTGTTTTGAGATTTGTTGACGTTCAGGGATTTGTACGAGAGcgtttttttagtattgtgcATGTTTCAGATACTACTTCTTCAacacttaaaaaagaaatttgtgatGTGCTCGCTCGATATAACTTGCATATTTTCAATATGCGAGGTCAAGGGTATGATGGTGCTAGCAATATGCGTGGCGCATGGAATGGACTACAAGCTTTATTTCTCAGAGATTGTCCTtatgcatattatgtacattgcTTTGCTCACCGACTACAATTGGCATTAGTTGCAGCAGCTGGAAATGAGATttctatttggttatttttctcaaaattgacAACCATTATCAACCTTATTTGTGCTTCTCCCAAACGTCATACCGAGTTACAATATGCTCAGGCTATAGAAATTGCACATATGGTAGCTACTGGAGAACGTGAGACTGGTAGAGGGGCTAATCAAATTGGTAATTTACATCGAAGTGGAACTACTCGCTGGAGCTCTCATTTTGATTCTATTTGCAGCTTAATAGACATGTATGGTGCAACCATTACTGTGCTTGAAAGTATGGTTCAAGAAGGATCTTCTAATTCTATACGTGGAGAAGCTGGTGGTTGTTTGATTGTGatgaaatcttttgaatttatattcatCTTATATTTGATGCATAAAATAATGGGGATTACTGATTTACTTTGTCGAGCTTTGCAGCAAAAATCTCTTGATATCTTAAATGCAATGGATCTTGTATCAACTACTAAAGTATTGCTTCAAGCTTTGAGAGATGCCGGATTTGATCTTCTCCTTGCAAATGTGCAATTTGTTTGCACAAAATATGAGATTGACATACCACATATGAATGCTTTGTATAAAAAGGCTACAGGTCGTTCATGTCAACAACAAGATTCAGTGACAGTGTACCAGCATtatcattatgatatatttaactcAACAATAGATTTTCAGTTGGAAGAATTAAATTCTAGATTAAGTGATGGGACAGTCGAACTCCTTGTACTTAGCTCTGCTTTAGAACCTAAAGAcaactttaaatcatttaaagttgATGCTATTTACAAGCTTGCTGAGAAATTTTATCCTGAAGATTTCAATGAACAAGAGATGTATTATTTGAGATCTCAGCTAGAGCATTATCAGATTGATGTGATTCATCATGAGAGCTTTCAGAATATGTCTACCATTTCTGAATTATGTCGAGGATTAGCTGAAACAAATAAGTCGCAGCACTATCATTTGATTGACAGGTTGATTCGTCTTGTTTTGACTTTGCCTGTTTCCACTGCCACTACAGAGCGGGCATTTTCAGCTATGAAACATGTTAAAACTGTGCTTCGCAATAAAATGGAAGAGGAGTTCTTAGCAGATTCTATGATGATTTACATTGAACGAGAGCTTGTTGAAGATATTGATTCAGATTCGATCATAGATGAATTCTATTCTACAAAACATCGAAGGGTGCAACTTTGA
- the LOC118061836 gene encoding trihelix transcription factor DF1-like, translated as MLGDSSSVLATTTTTPGGGGAGEGAGGHKEAPPLTGGHHEGSSNDVGGEEDKGKIEGDRSYGGSRWPRQETLALLNIRSGMDVAFRDASVKGPLWEEVSRKLAELGYNRSGKKCKEKFENVYKYHKRTKDGRTGKQEGKAYRFFDQLEAFESHPPSLSSPLSLPPQPPKAPTPAVTAIAMPVVNPSPNIVRASYSTVSSTAAATLATNMSQGIVTSAINLTVPPFPSTNPTILPPSQATNPTNPPHTNIPPSRPNFSPDLISNSTSSSTSSDVELQDRRKRKRKWKDFFERLMKEVIQKQEEMQKKFLEAIERREHERMVREESWRMQEMTRINREREILAQERSAAASKDAAVMAFLQKLSEEQNPGQIQNNPPPPQPPRPPAPPPILQLVPTPPPPPLQGAQAAPIPQGVANVDIIMKSDNYGDKNFTSASPSRWPKVEVEALIRIRTNLDCKYQDNGPKGPLWEEISARMRKLGYNRNAKRCKEKWENINKYFKKVKESKKKRPEDSKTCPYFQQLDALYKEKNKIDGPSNMKPENSVPLMVRPEQQWPPPQQEHRPDSEMEDLESDDHQNHDDEDDKNMDDEDEDEVDEASGYEVVANKQTSMNTDE; from the exons ATGCTAGGGGACTCAAGTAGTGTGCTAGCAACCACGACAACAACccctggtggtggtggtgctggaGAGGGGGCAGGAGGTCATAAGGAAGCTCCTCCGTTAACCGGAGGCCATCATGAAGGAAGCAGTAATGATGTTGGAGGTGAAGAAGATAAAGGAAAAATTGAAGGTGACCGGAGTTATGGAGGAAGCCGGTGGCCAAGACAAGAGACTTTGGCCCTCTTAAACATAAGGTCCGGCATGGATGTTGCGTTTCGTGATGCTAGTGTTAAAGGTCCTTTATGGGAGGAGGTTTCCAG GAAGCTAGCAGAGCTTGGTTACAATCGAAGCGGCAAGAAGTGCAAAGAGAAATTCGAGAACGTGTACAAGTACCACAAAAGAACCAAAGATGGTCGAACTGGTAAACAAGAAGGCAAAGCTTATAGGTTTTTTGATCAATTAGAAGCCTTCGAAAGTCATCCTCCTTCACTATCATCGCCGCTGTCGCTGCCCCCACAACCGCCCAAAGCTCCTACTCCAGCTGTCACAGCAATAGCAATGCCAGTGGTTAATCCTTCTCCTAATATTGTTAGGGCTTCTTACAGTACTGTTtcatcaacagcagcagcaacactAGCTACAAACATGTCCCAAGGCATTGTAACTTCAGCAATAAATCTTACCGTTCCTCCATTTCCTTCAACAAACCCTACAATCTTACCCCCATCACAAGCAACAAACCCTACAAATCCTCCTCATACTAATATTCCACCCTCTCGTCCAAACTTCTCCCCAGATCTCATCTCCAATTCCACTTCTTCTTCGACATCCTCGGACGTGGAACTGCAAGACCGTcgtaaaaggaaaaggaaatggaAGGACTTCTTTGAAAGGCTCATGAAGGAGGTGATCCAGAAGCAAGAGGAGATGCAGAAGAAGTTCTTGGAAGCAATTGAGAGACGCGAACATGAAAGAATGGTTAGAGAAGAATCTTGGAGAATGCAAGAAATGACAAGAATCAATAGAGAGCGCGAGATCTTAGCCCAAGAAAGATCCGCTGCGGCAAGTAAAGATGCTGCGGTAATGGCATTTCTGCAAAAATTATCCGAAGAGCAAAATCCGggtcaaatacaaaataatccaccaccaccacagcCACCGCGGCCACCAGCACCTCCTCCAATATTACAGCTAGTACCAACGCCGCCGCCGCCTCCACTTCAAGGGGCACAAGCGGCGCCAATACCACAAGGGGTGGCTAATGTGGACATAATAATGAAATCAGATAATTATGGGGATAAGAATTTTACGTCAGCTAGCCCTTCTAGATGGCCTAAAGTAGAAGTCGAAGCTTTAATTAGGATAAGGACTAATCTTGATTGCAAGTACCAGGACAATGGACCGAAAGGGCCGCTATGGGAGGAGATCTCAGCTAGGATGAGAAAGCTTGGTTACAATCGTAATGCAAAAAGATGCAAGGAGAAGTGGGAGAATATCAACAAGTACTTCAAGAAAGTGaaagaaagtaaaaagaaaaggcctGAGGATTCGAAAACATGTCCATACTTTCAGCAACTTGATGCTTTGTATAAAGAGAAGAACAAGATTGATGGTCCGTCCAATATGAAGCCTGAAAACTCAGTGCCTTTGATGGTACGCCCTGAGCAACAATGGCCTCCTCCACAACAAGAACACAGGCCTGATTCGGAGATGGAAGATCTGGAAAGCGATGATCATCAAAATCATGACGACGAAGATGACAAGAACATGGATGATGAAGACGAAGACGAAGTCGATGAAGCTAGTGGCTATGAAGTTGtagcaaacaaacaaacatcaaTGAACACGGATGAGTGA
- the LOC118061835 gene encoding trihelix transcription factor GT-2 — MLGDSSVLASSSDVETTATRVVPGGGEVCEVGGAGGFGSNSTEEDKNTGGDIHEGDRMNYGANRWPRQETLALLKIRSAMDAVFRDSSLKGPLWEEVSRKLAELGYHRSAKKCKEKFENLYKYHKRTKEGRTGKSEGKTYKFFDELEAFQNHHSHSAQPPTILAPPLPPPKAQTPTATTATLPWTNSPAIVSHVTVQSTTNPIDILSQGIATPTTIHTISPMPLSSNSLNPSQHTLPSSLQNLATHFFSSSTSSSTASDEKLEGSRKRKRKRNWKDFFLRLTKDVIKKQEDLQKKFLETVEKCDHERMAREDAWRMKEMAIMNRQHEILIQERSTAAAKDAAVFAFLQKISGQQNSTETQAIPQPKLTPSPTQPPQPRPPPTSLEPVTNLVVSKWDNGENVTVSSSSRWPKVEVQALISLRADLDIKYQEHGAKGPLWEDISAGMQKLGYNRSAKRCKEKWENINKYFKKVKESNRKRPGDSKTCPYFDQLDALYKEKNKMESRVSTGYAVKSISTMEPLMVRPEQQCPFEQANQPETITEDNERDINIDHNIEEEDDDDDDMDDDTEEEDEGVGFEVVANRPASLTIGE, encoded by the exons ATGCTAGGTGATTCAAGTGTGCTAGCAAGCTCTAGTGATGTTGAGACCACCGCGACTAGGGTCGTCCCTGGAGGTGGTGAAGTTTGCGAAGTTGGCGGTGCAGGTGGTTTTGGTTCAAATTCAACCGAAGAAGATAAGAATACAGGCGGTGATATTCATGAAGGTGACCGGATGAATTATGGTGCAAACCGGTGGCCTAGACAAGAGACTTTGGCCTTACTGAAGATAAGGTCCGCTATGGATGCAGTGTTTCGGGACTCAAGTCTAAAAGGTCCATTATGGGAAGAGGTTTCCAG GAAACTAGCTGAGCTTGGTTATCATCGGAGTGCCAAGAAATGCAAGGAGAAATTCGAGAACTTGTACAAATACCACAAGCGAACCAAAGAAGGCCGTACTGGTAAATCCGAAGGCAAAACTTACAAGTTTTTTGATGAATTAGAAGCTTTTCAAAATCACCATTCACATTCAGCACAACCGCCAACAATATTGGCACCGCCGCTGCCACCACCAAAAGCTCAAACTCCAACCGCAACAACTGCCACATTGCCATGGACTAATAGTCCTGCTATCGTCTCTCATGTTACTGTTCAATCGACAACAAACCCTATCGATATCTTGTCTCAAGGCATTGCTACACCAACAACCATCCACACAATTAGTCCGATGCCTTTATCTTCAAATTCCCTGAATCCTTCTCAACATACTTTACCATCTTCTTTACAAAACCTTGctacacattttttttctagttctaCTTCATCATCAACAGCATCAGATGAAAAATTGGAAGGAAgtaggaaaagaaagagaaagagaaattgGAAGGACTTTTTCCTGAGGCTAACGAAGGATGTCATCAAGAAGCAAGAGGATTTGCAGAAGAAGTTTTTGGAAACGGTAGAGAAATGCGACCATGAAAGAATGGCACGCGAAGATGCTTGGAGAATGAAAGAGATGGCAATAATGAATAGACAACATGAAATTTTAATCCAAGAACGATCCACGGCGGCAGCAAAAGATGCTGCAGTTTTTGCATTCCTGCAAAAGATATCGGGACAGCAAAACTCAACGGAAACACAAGCAATTCCACAACCCAAACTAACGCCATCTCCAACCCAGCCACCTCAGCCTAGGCCACCACCCACCAGTCTGGAACCGGTTACAAACTTGGTGGTTTCAAAATGGGATAATGGAGAGAATGTTACTGTATCCAGCTCTTCTAGATGGCCAAAAGTGGAAGTTCAAGCTCTTATCAGTCTTAGAGCCGATCTTGATATTAAGTATCAAGAACATGGAGCTAAAGGGCCTTTATGGGAGGATATCTCAGCTGGAATGCAAAAACTTGGATATAATAGGAGTGCAAAGAGATGCAAAGAGAAATGGGAGAATATAAACAAGTATTTCAAGAAAGTAAAAGAGAGCAACAGGAAGAGGCCTGGAGATTCAAAAACTTGTCCATACTTCGACCAGCTCGATGCTCTATacaaggagaaaaataaaatggaaagcaGAGTCAGCACAGGTTATGCTGTCAAGTCCATTAGCACGATGGAGCCATTAATGGTACGCCCGGAACAACAATGCCCTTTTGAACAAGCAAACCAGCCTGAGACAATCACTGAAGATAACGAAAGAGATATTAACATCGATCACAATatcgaagaagaagatgatgatgatgatgatatggaTGATGATACCGAGGAAGAAGATGAGGGAGTTGGTTTTGAAGTAGTAGCAAACAGACCAGCTTCATTGACCATTGGTGAGTAA